The Ranitomeya imitator isolate aRanImi1 chromosome 6, aRanImi1.pri, whole genome shotgun sequence genome window below encodes:
- the LOC138642851 gene encoding uncharacterized protein, producing the protein MARIINVDMLIILIQERPEIWDQRDPNYANRAVKQAAWRSVCGSLFPQYDQQPRAAQRQIMDDVTTRWRSIRDQYRRERQQRERSGAGAPPKKKKYIYFDRLTFLNPSMDLRPTQSNLTDRETGSDSELVIDPVGEGEEVAGPSAAPSCARPTASSSSAHPAPAASEENPEGPQFSSAAAAPSQDDPGNSSSPTVALDRSPQAAVRPQRARRRRELRQSRQNVDAGVMNYLARVREDDGEEGFTRSLAQYLRSIERELRLRLRGCFQILIDACTPPNNPYNLMQMIEQWQMSPENILRPPRLQGQHAHQGSEAPPPRQPTPPPQPPTNQQWQHQHHIAGYHQPSQYGHLSAPSAGGWSQPGFGQYGHFGLGYDSRTYGLQHQGYLPNPGPTHQSGQHQSRQNFPQATITAAQAAGQLGLQRPSDGDPDQSTSPLPTYQDL; encoded by the exons atggcccgcataattaatgttgacatgctgatcattttgatccaggagaggccagaaatctgggaccaaagagaccccaactatgccaacagggcagtaaaacaagctgcatggaggagcgtgtgtgggtccctcttcccccagtatgaccagcagccacgtgcggcccagcgacaaataa tggatgatgttacaacaaggtggcggagtatccgggaccagtataggagggagaggcagcagcgggagagaagtggagccggggcccctcctaaaaaaaaaaaatacatctactttgaccgcctaaccttccttaaccccagcatggacctcaggcc aactcagtctaacctcactgacagggagacagggtcggactcagaactggtcattgacccagttggagaaggtgaagaggtggctggtccatctgctgctccctcctgcGCAAGACCTACAGCATCTTCATCATCTGCCCACCCAGCTCCAGCTGCTTCTGAAGAAAACCCAGAGGGCCCACAGTTctcttctgcagcagcagcacctagccaggatgaccctggtaatagcagcagcccaactgttgccctggaccgatccccacaggctgcagtcagaccccagcgtgcacgacgcaggagagagcttcgccaaagcaggcaaaacgtggatgctggggtcatgaactatttggcccgggttcgagaggatgatggggaggagggattcacacggagccttgcccagtatttacgctccatagagcgggagttgaggctgcgtttgagagggtgttttcagatccttattgacgcatgcacccccccaaataacccatacaatctgatgcagatgattgaacagtggcagatgtcacctgaaaatattctgcggcctccgaGACTACAAGGCCAGCATGCGcaccaaggatctgaagcaccccctccacgtcagccaacacctccaccccaaccaccaactaaccaacaatggcaacatcagcaccatattgcaggatatcatcaaccatcccaatatggccacttgtccgcacccagtgctggaggctggtcccaacctgggtttggacaatatggtcattttgggttggggtatgattcccgcacatatgggctgcaacatcagggttatctcccaaatccaggccccactcatcaaagtggccagcatcagagcaggcagaatttCCCGCAAGCCACTATAACAGCCgcacaggctgctggacaattgggcctgcaAAGGCCATCTGATGGTGACCCAGACCAATCCACTTCTCCCCTTCCtacgtaccaggacttgtaa